One genomic window of Aquisalimonas sp. 2447 includes the following:
- a CDS encoding MFS transporter — protein MIPKERGAAAGLAGIFGLRMFGLFLVLPVFAVYGPDLAGATPALVGLAIGIYGLTQALLQIPMGIASDRIGRRPVIVGGLLLFLAGSVVAAVSDHIAGVILGRALQGAGAIAAAVMALAADVIEPRQRTKVMAIIGMSVGASFLLAMVLGPVVAGVGGLEAIFWLSAVLAVLAIGVLFRCVPVPARETVHADAEPVLSKLVPVLRNRDLLRLDAGIFVLHFVLTAAFVVLPLVLQNSLGLAVAEHWRVYVPVLLLSVLALVPAILLSERRHWHRQVMFLSVVALTLAQLGMAVLGGSGWAVVVMLWLWFAGFNVLEATLPSLISRYAPTEARGTALGVYATSQFAGAFLGGVTGGVAFGLGGNAWVFVLCAGATLLWLVTLRGMSQVPDLRGAAAEEA, from the coding sequence ATGATACCGAAGGAACGAGGCGCCGCCGCAGGGCTTGCGGGCATTTTCGGCCTGCGCATGTTCGGGTTGTTCCTGGTGCTGCCGGTGTTTGCCGTCTACGGGCCGGATCTGGCGGGAGCCACCCCTGCGTTGGTGGGTCTCGCCATCGGCATCTACGGCCTGACCCAGGCACTGCTGCAGATCCCCATGGGGATCGCATCGGATCGCATCGGGCGGCGGCCAGTGATTGTCGGCGGGCTCCTGCTGTTCCTGGCGGGAAGTGTGGTGGCCGCGGTTTCCGATCACATCGCCGGAGTGATCCTCGGGCGCGCCCTGCAGGGTGCCGGCGCCATCGCTGCCGCGGTCATGGCTCTGGCCGCGGACGTCATCGAGCCACGCCAGCGGACCAAGGTCATGGCCATCATCGGCATGAGTGTGGGCGCATCCTTTCTGCTGGCCATGGTACTCGGGCCCGTGGTCGCCGGAGTGGGCGGCCTGGAGGCGATCTTCTGGTTGTCCGCGGTGCTGGCGGTGCTGGCCATCGGCGTGCTGTTTCGCTGCGTGCCGGTTCCCGCCCGGGAGACGGTTCACGCCGACGCCGAGCCGGTGCTGAGCAAGCTGGTCCCCGTGCTCCGCAACCGCGATCTGTTGCGTCTGGATGCGGGCATTTTCGTGTTGCACTTCGTGCTGACCGCCGCCTTCGTGGTGCTGCCCCTGGTACTGCAGAATTCTCTGGGGCTTGCAGTGGCGGAGCACTGGCGTGTCTACGTGCCGGTGCTGTTACTGTCGGTGCTGGCGCTGGTGCCAGCGATCCTGCTCAGTGAGCGGCGCCACTGGCATCGCCAGGTGATGTTTCTGTCGGTGGTGGCCCTGACACTGGCGCAGCTTGGCATGGCCGTGCTGGGTGGCTCGGGCTGGGCGGTGGTCGTGATGCTGTGGCTCTGGTTTGCCGGCTTCAACGTTCTCGAGGCGACCCTGCCGTCGCTGATCTCCAGGTATGCGCCGACGGAAGCCCGAGGCACGGCGCTGGGCGTCTACGCCACCAGCCAGTTCGCCGGTGCGTTCCTGGGCGGCGTCACTGGCGGGGTCGCGTTCGGCCTGGGTGGTAACGCCTGGGTGTTCGTGTTGTGTGCTGGGGCCACGCTGCTATGGCTGGTTACCCTGCGGGGCATGAGTCAGGTGCCGGATCTGCGGGGAGCCGCGGCGGAAGAGGCCTGA
- the uvrA gene encoding excinuclease ABC subunit UvrA: MEHIRIRGARTHNLQNIDLDLPRNRLVVITGLSGSGKSSLAFDTIYAEGQRRYVESLSAYARQFLSMMDKPDVDEIQGLSPAISIEQKSTSHNPRSTVGTVTEIHDYLRLLFARAGTPRCPDHHVELNARTVTEMVDQVLAQPEGSRLLLLAPVISERKGEHLHALQELKSQGFIRARIDGIVVDLDEAPALDAKKVHTIEAVVDRFKVRPDLAGRLADSFETALGLGDGIARVAWMDAPDTEDLVFSARYACPECGYSLEELEPRLFSFNNPRGACPSCDGLGVQDVFDPDLVVANPTLSLAGGAIRGWDRRNAYYSQLIHSLADHYGFATDTPWQALPEHIRQIVLHGSGEESVAFRYMTPQGGTKTREHPFEGVIPNMARRYRETDSGIVREELARYRASRTCPDCGGSRLNRAARNVLVAGNSLPELAALSISDCLAFFKTFSLEGARGEIAAPVRREIAERLSFLTKVGLDYLTLDRGADSLSGGEAQRIRLASQIGAGLVGVMYVLDEPSIGLHQRDNARLLETLCRLRDLGNTVIVVEHDEDAIRHADHVVDIGPGPGVHGGRVVAEGTPQSIAAHSESLTGQYLAGQRRIRTPGRRTVPDPARQIRVRGARGNNLANVDVAVPIGLMTCITGVSGSGKSTLINGTLYPQAAQQLNGAAMHPAECDGVDGLEHLEKVVDIDQSPIGRTPRSNPATYTGLFTPIRELFSGTPEARARGYQPGRFSFNVKGGRCEACQGEGITRVEMHFLPDIHVPCDVCRGRRYNRETLEIRYRGLNIHEALELTVEQALDVFHAIPVIRRKLETLMEVGLSYVRLGQSATTLSGGEAQRVKLARELSKPQGGQNLYILDEPTTGLHFQDIDQLLGVLHRLRDQGNTVIVIEHNLDVIKTADWIVDLGPEGGAGGGRVVAEGTPEAVAAVEASHTGRFLGPMLGVGSGGRAETSGGVG; encoded by the coding sequence ATGGAACACATCCGGATCCGCGGCGCGCGGACCCACAACCTGCAGAACATCGACCTGGATCTGCCCCGCAACCGCCTGGTGGTCATCACCGGCCTTTCGGGGTCCGGGAAGTCGTCGCTGGCCTTCGATACCATCTATGCCGAAGGGCAGCGCCGTTATGTGGAATCCTTGTCGGCCTATGCGCGTCAGTTTCTGTCCATGATGGACAAGCCCGACGTGGACGAGATCCAGGGGCTTTCGCCGGCAATTTCCATCGAGCAGAAGTCCACTTCTCACAACCCCCGCTCCACCGTGGGCACGGTCACCGAGATCCACGATTATCTGCGACTGCTGTTTGCCCGCGCCGGAACGCCACGCTGTCCCGACCACCATGTGGAGCTGAACGCCCGCACCGTCACCGAGATGGTGGACCAGGTTCTGGCCCAGCCGGAGGGCTCCCGCCTGCTGCTGCTCGCCCCGGTCATCAGCGAGCGCAAGGGCGAGCACCTGCACGCCCTGCAGGAGCTGAAATCCCAGGGCTTCATCCGCGCCCGCATCGACGGCATCGTCGTGGATCTCGACGAAGCGCCGGCCCTGGACGCGAAGAAGGTGCACACCATCGAGGCGGTGGTGGACCGGTTCAAGGTGCGCCCGGACCTGGCCGGGCGGCTGGCGGATTCCTTCGAGACGGCTCTGGGGCTCGGCGACGGCATCGCGCGGGTGGCCTGGATGGATGCCCCGGACACCGAGGACCTGGTATTCTCGGCACGCTACGCGTGCCCGGAGTGCGGCTACTCTCTGGAAGAGCTGGAACCGCGGCTGTTCTCGTTCAACAATCCCCGCGGGGCCTGCCCCAGCTGTGATGGCCTGGGTGTCCAGGATGTCTTCGATCCCGACCTGGTGGTGGCAAACCCGACCCTGAGCCTGGCGGGCGGGGCCATCCGTGGCTGGGACCGTCGCAACGCCTACTACAGTCAGCTCATCCACTCGCTGGCGGATCATTACGGCTTCGCCACGGACACTCCCTGGCAGGCGCTTCCGGAGCACATCCGGCAGATCGTGCTCCACGGCAGCGGCGAGGAATCCGTGGCCTTCCGCTATATGACACCCCAGGGCGGCACGAAAACCCGGGAACACCCTTTCGAGGGTGTCATCCCCAACATGGCGCGGCGTTACCGGGAGACCGACTCAGGCATCGTGCGGGAGGAGCTCGCCCGCTATCGTGCCAGCCGGACCTGCCCCGACTGCGGCGGCAGCCGGCTCAATCGCGCCGCCCGCAACGTGCTGGTGGCCGGTAACAGCCTGCCGGAACTGGCGGCGCTGTCCATCAGCGACTGCCTGGCCTTCTTCAAGACCTTCAGCCTGGAGGGGGCCCGCGGCGAAATCGCGGCGCCGGTGCGCCGGGAAATCGCCGAGCGGCTGTCCTTTCTCACCAAGGTGGGGCTGGACTACCTGACCCTGGACCGGGGCGCCGACAGTCTCTCCGGGGGCGAGGCACAGCGCATCCGCCTGGCAAGCCAGATCGGCGCCGGTCTGGTGGGGGTAATGTACGTGCTGGACGAACCCTCCATCGGCCTGCACCAGCGGGACAATGCGCGACTGCTGGAGACGCTTTGCCGGCTCCGCGACCTCGGCAACACGGTGATCGTCGTCGAACACGACGAGGACGCCATCCGGCACGCCGACCACGTGGTGGATATCGGCCCGGGCCCCGGCGTCCACGGTGGCCGCGTGGTTGCCGAAGGGACCCCGCAGTCCATCGCCGCGCACTCGGAATCCCTCACCGGGCAGTACCTGGCCGGTCAGCGCCGGATCCGCACCCCGGGCCGGCGTACGGTGCCGGACCCGGCGCGGCAGATCCGCGTCCGCGGGGCGCGCGGCAACAATCTCGCCAATGTCGACGTGGCCGTGCCCATCGGCCTGATGACCTGTATTACCGGCGTCTCCGGTTCCGGCAAATCCACCCTGATCAACGGCACCCTCTACCCACAGGCGGCGCAGCAGCTCAACGGCGCGGCCATGCACCCTGCCGAGTGCGACGGCGTGGACGGCCTGGAGCACCTGGAAAAGGTGGTGGACATCGACCAGAGCCCCATCGGCCGCACGCCCCGCTCCAACCCGGCCACTTACACCGGGCTGTTCACGCCCATCCGCGAGCTGTTCTCCGGCACGCCCGAGGCGCGGGCCCGGGGTTACCAGCCCGGGCGCTTCAGCTTCAACGTCAAGGGTGGCCGTTGCGAGGCGTGCCAGGGCGAGGGCATCACCCGGGTGGAAATGCACTTTCTCCCGGATATTCATGTGCCCTGCGATGTCTGCAGGGGCCGGCGCTACAATCGCGAAACCCTGGAGATCCGCTACCGCGGCCTGAACATCCACGAGGCCCTGGAGCTCACCGTGGAGCAGGCGCTGGACGTGTTCCACGCCATTCCGGTGATCCGGCGCAAGCTGGAGACACTGATGGAAGTGGGGCTCTCCTACGTGCGGCTGGGCCAGAGTGCCACGACCCTCTCCGGGGGTGAGGCGCAACGGGTGAAGCTCGCCCGGGAGCTGTCGAAACCGCAGGGTGGCCAGAACCTGTACATCCTGGACGAACCCACCACCGGCCTGCATTTCCAGGACATCGACCAGCTACTTGGGGTGCTGCACCGGCTGCGGGACCAGGGCAACACGGTGATCGTCATCGAGCACAATCTGGACGTGATCAAGACCGCGGACTGGATCGTGGATCTGGGCCCGGAGGGCGGGGCCGGCGGCGGACGCGTGGTTGCCGAGGGCACCCCGGAAGCGGTGGCGGCCGTGGAAGCGTCGCACACGGGGCGGTTTCTGGGGCCGATGCTGGGTGTGGGTTCCGGCGGACGGGCCGAAACCAGTGGGGGCGTCGGCTAA
- a CDS encoding malate dehydrogenase, whose translation MKAPVRVAVTGAAGQIGYSLLFRIASGDMLGKDQPVILQLLEITPALEALGGVVMEIEDCAFPLVAGIETSDKAEEVFKDADYALLVGARPRGPGMERKDLLEANAAIFSVQGKALNDVASRDVKVLVVGNPANTNSLIAQQNAPDLDPGQFTAMTRLDHNRALAQLANQSSVHTQDITRMTIWGNHSSTQYPDISHTLIKGEPAADKVDRQWYENEFIPTVQQRGAAIIKARGASSAASAASSAVDHMRTWALGTADGDWTSMGIPSDGSYGITEGIIYSFPVTCSNGKYEIVQGLELDAFSREKMQATEQELVDERDAVKHLFPN comes from the coding sequence ATGAAAGCACCCGTACGCGTTGCGGTCACCGGGGCCGCGGGTCAGATCGGCTACAGTCTGCTGTTCCGGATTGCATCGGGCGACATGCTCGGCAAGGACCAGCCGGTCATCCTGCAGCTGCTGGAAATCACCCCGGCGCTGGAGGCCCTGGGAGGCGTGGTCATGGAGATCGAGGACTGCGCATTCCCGCTGGTCGCCGGCATCGAGACCAGCGACAAGGCGGAAGAGGTGTTCAAGGACGCCGATTACGCGCTTCTGGTGGGTGCGCGGCCGCGCGGCCCGGGTATGGAACGCAAGGATCTGCTGGAAGCCAACGCCGCCATCTTCTCCGTGCAGGGCAAGGCGCTGAACGACGTCGCCAGTCGCGACGTGAAGGTGCTGGTGGTGGGTAACCCAGCCAACACCAACTCGCTGATTGCCCAGCAGAACGCCCCTGATCTGGACCCGGGCCAGTTCACGGCCATGACCCGCCTGGACCATAACCGGGCACTGGCGCAGCTGGCGAACCAGAGCAGTGTTCACACCCAGGACATTACCCGCATGACCATCTGGGGCAATCACTCGTCCACCCAGTACCCGGATATCAGCCATACGCTGATCAAGGGCGAGCCGGCAGCCGACAAGGTCGATCGTCAGTGGTACGAAAACGAGTTCATCCCGACGGTGCAGCAGCGTGGAGCGGCCATCATCAAGGCGCGTGGCGCCTCCAGTGCGGCGTCCGCCGCCAGCTCCGCGGTGGACCACATGCGGACCTGGGCGCTGGGTACCGCCGACGGCGACTGGACCAGCATGGGCATTCCGTCCGACGGCAGCTACGGCATCACCGAAGGCATCATCTATTCCTTCCCGGTGACCTGCAGCAACGGCAAGTACGAGATCGTTCAGGGTCTGGAACTGGACGCCTTCAGCCGTGAGAAGATGCAGGCCACCGAGCAGGAACTGGTGGATGAACGGGACGCGGTGAAGCACCTGTTCCCGAATTGA
- a CDS encoding DUF6489 family protein, translating into MKVNVEVDATPEELRRFLGWPDVQPLHDEMLKMIRDRMQAGSEGYDPLSLMASFMPSQMQNMEGFQRAFWDAFAGGYGGGHGSGGEQDRK; encoded by the coding sequence ATGAAGGTCAACGTGGAAGTTGATGCGACGCCGGAAGAGCTGCGGCGCTTCCTGGGGTGGCCGGACGTGCAGCCACTGCACGACGAAATGCTCAAGATGATCCGCGATCGGATGCAGGCCGGCAGCGAGGGGTATGACCCGCTCAGCCTGATGGCCTCGTTCATGCCGTCGCAGATGCAGAACATGGAGGGCTTTCAGCGCGCGTTCTGGGACGCCTTTGCCGGTGGTTACGGTGGTGGCCACGGGAGCGGCGGCGAGCAGGACAGGAAATAG
- a CDS encoding S-adenosyl-l-methionine hydroxide adenosyltransferase family protein: protein MFALFTDFGWQGPYVGQLKAALWQRAPGIPVVDLLHDAPAMDPRAAAYLLEPFSRELPEGTVTVAVVDPGVGTDRAGCVIHADERWYVGPVNGLFEFVVRRASDWATWRLPDAPAEAAPTFHGRDVFAPAAASLLQGDRSALSQRLDERPGEEWPDDVPRVLYLDHYGNAMTGIRGSMVSDQAILEAGELRFRGARTFADSPVDQPFWYRNSSGLVEIAINGGRAADTLGLAPGSRVRLIRP from the coding sequence ATGTTCGCGCTGTTCACGGATTTCGGCTGGCAGGGTCCGTACGTGGGGCAACTCAAGGCGGCGCTTTGGCAGCGGGCGCCGGGTATCCCGGTTGTCGATCTGTTGCACGACGCGCCGGCCATGGATCCGCGGGCCGCGGCGTATCTCCTGGAGCCGTTCAGTCGTGAGCTCCCCGAGGGAACAGTGACGGTGGCTGTGGTGGATCCGGGGGTTGGCACGGACCGGGCGGGCTGCGTGATTCATGCCGATGAACGCTGGTACGTTGGGCCGGTAAACGGGCTGTTCGAGTTCGTGGTGAGGCGGGCCAGCGACTGGGCTACGTGGCGCCTTCCCGACGCTCCGGCAGAGGCGGCACCCACCTTCCATGGGCGCGACGTGTTTGCTCCGGCCGCCGCCTCGTTGCTGCAGGGCGATCGCTCGGCACTGTCGCAGCGCCTGGACGAGCGGCCCGGGGAAGAATGGCCGGATGACGTGCCCCGGGTGCTGTATCTGGATCACTACGGGAACGCCATGACCGGCATTCGCGGGAGCATGGTGTCGGACCAGGCGATCCTGGAGGCCGGAGAGCTGCGTTTCCGGGGTGCGCGTACGTTTGCGGACAGCCCTGTCGACCAGCCGTTCTGGTACCGCAACAGTAGCGGTCTGGTGGAAATCGCAATCAACGGCGGTCGTGCCGCGGACACGCTGGGCCTGGCCCCCGGGAGCCGCGTACGCCTCATTCGACCCTGA
- the rplQ gene encoding 50S ribosomal protein L17, which yields MRHRKAGRQLNRNSSHRQAMFRNMAVSLFEHEAIKTTLPKAKELRRVAEPLITLAKEDGVSKRRLAFSRLRDKAAVGKLFSELGPRYKARPGGYVRILKCGFRPGDNAPMAYVELVDRPQPVEEPQDNQEAAAE from the coding sequence ATGCGTCATCGCAAAGCCGGGCGTCAACTGAACCGCAACAGCAGCCATCGACAGGCCATGTTCCGTAACATGGCGGTGTCGCTGTTCGAGCATGAGGCCATCAAGACGACACTGCCGAAGGCGAAGGAGCTTCGCCGGGTGGCCGAGCCGCTGATTACGCTGGCGAAGGAAGACGGCGTTTCCAAGCGTCGTCTGGCCTTCTCACGGCTGCGTGACAAGGCGGCCGTGGGCAAGCTGTTCAGCGAACTGGGACCGCGTTACAAGGCGCGTCCCGGCGGCTACGTGCGGATCCTCAAGTGCGGCTTCCGCCCCGGGGACAATGCGCCCATGGCGTACGTCGAGCTGGTGGACCGTCCGCAGCCGGTGGAAGAGCCGCAGGACAATCAGGAGGCGGCGGCCGAGTAA
- the rpoA gene encoding DNA-directed RNA polymerase subunit alpha, translating to MQAQFQDFLKPRVVDVEAQSDTAARVVIEPLERGFGHTLGNALRRILLSSMPGFAVVEAEIEGVLHEYTAIEGVQEDVVDVLLNLKQLAVRLHAKEEASLKLSKKGPGVVTAGDIEVGHDVEIKNPDLVIAHLTKAGELNMTIKVARGRGYEAVTQREDDEERPIGRLQLDASFSPIRRVAYSIESARVEQRTDLDKLVMEIETNGVIEPEEAMKFAAGLLQNQLSVFVALEGGEDFAEPTRKSPEVDPVLLRPIDDLELTVRSANCLKAESIHYVGDLVQRTEVELLKTPNLGKKSLTEIKEVLASHGLSLGMRLEEWPPAGLGNREQATG from the coding sequence ATGCAGGCCCAGTTCCAAGATTTTCTCAAGCCGCGCGTCGTCGACGTAGAGGCCCAGAGTGACACCGCCGCCCGGGTCGTTATCGAACCCCTGGAGCGCGGGTTTGGTCACACCCTGGGGAACGCCCTGCGGCGCATCCTGTTGTCGTCCATGCCCGGGTTTGCCGTGGTGGAAGCCGAGATTGAAGGGGTGCTTCACGAGTACACGGCCATTGAGGGCGTGCAGGAAGATGTGGTCGATGTTCTGTTGAACCTGAAGCAGCTGGCGGTGCGCCTGCATGCGAAGGAAGAGGCGTCGCTGAAGCTGTCGAAGAAGGGGCCTGGCGTAGTGACTGCCGGGGACATTGAAGTCGGCCACGACGTGGAGATCAAGAACCCCGACCTGGTCATCGCGCACCTCACCAAGGCCGGCGAGCTGAACATGACCATCAAGGTGGCCCGGGGCCGTGGTTACGAGGCAGTGACCCAGCGGGAGGACGATGAAGAGCGTCCCATTGGGCGTCTGCAGCTGGATGCCAGTTTCTCGCCCATCCGGCGGGTTGCCTACAGCATCGAGAGCGCGCGTGTGGAGCAGCGGACCGACCTGGACAAACTGGTCATGGAAATCGAGACCAACGGTGTCATCGAGCCCGAGGAGGCGATGAAGTTCGCCGCCGGGCTGCTGCAGAATCAGTTGTCGGTATTCGTGGCGCTGGAAGGCGGGGAAGATTTCGCCGAGCCCACGCGCAAGTCGCCGGAGGTGGATCCGGTGCTGCTGCGGCCCATCGACGACCTGGAACTCACTGTGCGGTCGGCCAACTGCCTCAAGGCCGAAAGCATCCATTACGTGGGTGATCTGGTGCAGCGCACAGAGGTGGAGCTGCTCAAGACGCCGAACCTGGGCAAGAAGTCGCTCACGGAAATTAAGGAAGTCCTGGCCTCGCACGGGCTGTCCCTGGGCATGCGCCTGGAAGAATGGCCGCCCGCCGGCCTGGGCAACCGGGAACAGGCCACGGGCTGA
- the rpsD gene encoding 30S ribosomal protein S4: protein MARYLGPKCKLSRREGTDLSLKSGVRALDSKCKLDTPPGQHGQRRTRLSDYGLQLREKQKVRRMYGVLEKQFRNYYKEAARRKGATGEELLRLLEGRLDNVVWRMGFGSTRQEARQLVSHRAVMVNGRTVNVPSFQVSPGDVITVREKARKQSRIQAALELAQQSGFADWIDVDPSKFEGTFKARPDRGDLPAEINEHLVVELYSK, encoded by the coding sequence ATGGCAAGGTATCTCGGTCCCAAGTGCAAGCTCTCCCGCCGGGAGGGGACAGATCTTTCCCTGAAGAGCGGCGTGCGAGCCCTCGACAGCAAGTGCAAGCTGGACACGCCTCCGGGCCAGCATGGCCAGCGGCGTACGCGCCTGTCCGACTACGGTCTGCAGCTGCGTGAGAAGCAGAAGGTGCGCCGCATGTACGGGGTGCTGGAGAAACAGTTCCGCAATTACTACAAGGAAGCCGCGCGCCGCAAGGGCGCCACTGGTGAAGAGCTGCTGCGGCTTCTCGAGGGCCGCCTGGACAACGTGGTCTGGCGCATGGGCTTCGGCTCAACGCGGCAGGAAGCGCGGCAGCTGGTGAGCCACCGTGCGGTGATGGTCAACGGTCGCACGGTGAACGTGCCGTCGTTCCAGGTGTCGCCGGGCGACGTGATCACCGTGCGGGAGAAGGCGCGCAAGCAGTCCCGCATCCAGGCAGCACTGGAACTCGCCCAGCAGTCGGGCTTCGCGGACTGGATCGATGTCGATCCGAGCAAGTTCGAGGGTACGTTCAAGGCACGCCCGGACCGTGGTGATCTGCCGGCCGAAATCAATGAGCATCTGGTGGTCGAGCTCTACTCCAAGTAA
- the rpsK gene encoding 30S ribosomal protein S11 gives MAKGATRTRKRVTKTVVDGIAHINATFNNTMIMITDRQGNALSWASAGGSGFRGSRKSTPFAAQVASDRAGNAAKEYGLKNLEVRVKGPGPGRESAVRALNNAGFKITNIADVTPIPHNGCRPPKKRRV, from the coding sequence ATGGCGAAAGGTGCAACCCGAACGCGGAAACGCGTCACGAAAACCGTTGTTGACGGCATCGCGCACATCAACGCGACATTCAACAACACCATGATCATGATCACCGACCGTCAGGGCAACGCCCTGAGCTGGGCGAGCGCCGGTGGCAGTGGCTTTCGCGGTTCGCGGAAGAGCACGCCGTTCGCCGCGCAGGTGGCGTCGGACCGCGCGGGCAACGCCGCCAAGGAATACGGCCTGAAGAACCTCGAAGTTCGGGTGAAGGGTCCGGGCCCGGGGCGTGAGTCCGCCGTGCGCGCGCTGAACAACGCGGGCTTCAAGATTACCAACATTGCCGACGTGACGCCGATCCCGCACAACGGGTGCCGGCCTCCGAAGAAGCGTCGCGTCTGA
- the rpsM gene encoding 30S ribosomal protein S13, with amino-acid sequence MARIAGVNIPDNKHAVIALTYIYGVGRSTAAGICKETGIAEDRKIRDLAEHEIEALRSAIGSNQLLVEGDLRRKIAMDIKRLMDLGCYRGIRHRRGMPVRGQQTQTNARTRKGPRRAVRK; translated from the coding sequence ATGGCGCGTATTGCTGGCGTCAACATCCCGGACAACAAGCATGCTGTCATTGCTCTGACGTATATCTACGGTGTCGGTCGTTCGACCGCTGCCGGGATCTGCAAGGAGACCGGGATTGCCGAGGATCGCAAGATCCGGGATCTGGCCGAGCACGAGATCGAAGCGCTGCGCAGTGCCATCGGCAGCAACCAGCTGCTGGTTGAGGGTGATCTGCGGCGCAAGATCGCCATGGACATCAAGCGACTGATGGACCTGGGCTGTTACCGGGGCATCCGGCATCGCCGGGGCATGCCGGTGCGTGGCCAGCAGACACAGACCAACGCCCGCACCCGCAAGGGGCCGCGTCGGGCGGTGCGGAAGTAA
- the rpmJ gene encoding 50S ribosomal protein L36: MKVRASVKKICRNCKIIRRGGTVRVICTEPRHKQRQG, from the coding sequence ATGAAGGTACGCGCTTCGGTCAAGAAGATCTGCAGGAACTGCAAGATCATTCGTCGCGGCGGCACGGTGCGGGTCATCTGCACGGAGCCGCGGCACAAGCAGCGGCAGGGTTAA
- the secY gene encoding preprotein translocase subunit SecY translates to MSSLGGITKLTEVRQRLMFVLMALVVFRIGTHLTIPGIDQESMQQMFDQQAGTILDMFNMFSGGALERLSIFAIGIMPYISSAIIMQLLTAVVPYLEQLKKEGEAGRRKITQYTRYGALGLATVQGFGVSVALQNQGVTHAGAAAGFDPAFAFTATVTLATGTMFLMWLGEQITERGIGNGISIIIFGGIVAGLPGAIGGTLELARTGEMSMLLVLVLLVGVLLITAFVVFIERGQRRITVNYAKRQQGRKMVQGQSTHLPLKLNMAGVIPPIFASSIILFPATLGTWFSDPEGQGLIAQLAQTLRPGEPLYVVFYATAIVFFCFFYTALVFNSRDTADNLKKSGAFIPGIRPGQQTAKYIDGVMTRLTAAGAVYITAVCLLPEFLILYWNVPFYFGGTSLLIIVIVVMDFMAQLQSHLVSHQYEPLMKKSNLKSFGRSGAPR, encoded by the coding sequence ATGTCGTCACTCGGTGGAATCACCAAACTGACCGAAGTCCGCCAGCGCCTCATGTTCGTACTCATGGCGCTGGTGGTCTTTCGTATCGGTACACACCTGACCATCCCGGGCATCGACCAGGAGTCGATGCAGCAGATGTTCGATCAGCAGGCCGGGACCATCCTGGACATGTTCAACATGTTCTCCGGGGGCGCGCTGGAGCGGTTGTCGATCTTTGCCATCGGCATCATGCCGTACATCTCGTCGGCGATTATCATGCAGCTGCTGACGGCGGTGGTGCCGTACCTTGAACAGCTGAAAAAGGAAGGTGAAGCCGGTCGGCGGAAGATCACCCAGTATACGCGCTACGGCGCGCTGGGGCTGGCCACGGTGCAGGGTTTCGGGGTGTCCGTCGCCCTGCAGAATCAGGGTGTGACCCACGCGGGTGCCGCGGCGGGCTTCGATCCGGCGTTCGCCTTCACGGCGACGGTGACGCTGGCCACCGGGACCATGTTCCTGATGTGGCTGGGTGAGCAGATCACCGAGCGGGGCATTGGTAACGGTATTTCGATTATCATTTTCGGCGGCATCGTTGCCGGGCTGCCCGGGGCGATCGGTGGCACTCTGGAACTCGCCCGAACCGGCGAAATGAGCATGCTGCTGGTGTTGGTCCTGCTGGTGGGCGTGCTCTTGATCACGGCGTTCGTGGTGTTCATCGAGCGGGGCCAGCGGCGCATCACCGTGAATTACGCGAAACGGCAGCAGGGTCGCAAGATGGTGCAGGGGCAGAGTACACACCTGCCGCTGAAGCTGAACATGGCCGGGGTGATCCCGCCCATTTTCGCCTCCAGCATCATCCTGTTTCCGGCGACGCTGGGGACCTGGTTCAGTGATCCGGAAGGCCAGGGACTGATCGCCCAGCTGGCGCAGACCCTGCGCCCGGGTGAACCGTTGTACGTGGTGTTCTACGCCACGGCGATCGTGTTCTTCTGCTTCTTCTACACGGCCCTCGTGTTCAATTCGCGGGATACCGCCGACAACCTGAAGAAGTCCGGGGCGTTCATTCCGGGGATTCGGCCGGGCCAGCAGACGGCGAAGTACATTGACGGTGTCATGACGCGGCTGACGGCGGCCGGTGCGGTCTACATCACCGCGGTCTGCCTGTTGCCGGAGTTCCTCATCCTTTACTGGAACGTGCCGTTCTACTTCGGCGGGACCTCGCTGCTGATTATCGTCATCGTGGTCATGGACTTCATGGCGCAGCTGCAGTCCCATCTGGTGTCGCACCAGTATGAGCCGCTGATGAAGAAGTCGAACCTGAAGTCGTTCGGTCGCTCCGGGGCCCCCCGCTGA